The Planctomycetaceae bacterium genome includes the window CCCGCGAGGCCTGGGCCGCTGCGGCTGCCCTTGGCCCTGCTGGGCGGGCTGCTGGGCTCGGCGGGCCTGTTCTTCCTGGGCCTCCTTGGCCTTGGCAGCAGCCTTTTTGACCAGGCTGATGATCACGGCGATGATAATGCCGACGATCACCAGCACGTTTTCGGCGTCGGCCAGGATCTGGATGTTCGCGATGTCGGTCACGTGAATCTCCAGGGCATTCACCGCGGAGATCGCGGAGAACGCAGAGAAGAAGGAGCAATATCGGGAAACTGGAACGAAGGCCTCTTCGTCAGGCCGGTTCCCATTTCCCACATCCGTTTCTACTCAGCGGTCTGGGCGACCTCTGCGGTGAAGAAATCTGCGGGTTATTTCGTCGGCGTGCTGGGCGGACCGGACTTGGTCTCGCCGCCGCCGATGGTGTCGCGCATCTTGGTATCGGCCTGGATGTTCTTCATGCGGTAGTAGTCCATGATGCCCAGGTTTCCGTTGCGGAAGGCCTCGGCCATCGCCCGGGGCACTTCGGCCTCGGCGAGCACGACCTTGGCGCGGTTTTCCTGGACGAGGGCGAGCATTTCCTGCTCGCGAGCCAAGGCCATGGCGCGGCGTTTTTCGGCTTCGGCCTGGAATCGGCGTTTGTCGGCCTCGGCCTGGTCGGCCTGCAGCTTGGCGCCGATGTTCTCGCCGACGTCGACGTCGGCGATGTCGATCGAGAGGATCTGGAACGCCGTTCCGGCGTCGAGGCCTTTTTCGAGCACCTTCTTGGAGATCATGTCGGGATTCTCCAGGACGCTCTTATACGTCTCGGCCGAACCGATGGACGTGACGATGCCCTCGCCGACGCGGGCGATGATGGTTTCCTCGGTGGCGCCGCCGACGAGGCTGTCGATGTTCGTTCGCACCGTTACGCGGGCCTTGGCCTTGACCTGAATGCCGTCCTTGGCCACGGCGTCAATGGTGACCTT containing:
- the floA gene encoding flotillin-like protein FloA (flotillin-like protein involved in membrane lipid rafts); amino-acid sequence: MIELMLAAAEETGPQWWLIGIFLVMGVVLLIMFAVALSVLSLWVQALFARAKVTLGELIGMKLRKVDPRTIVLSKIQVVRAGLDFITTGDLESHYLAGGRVRNVAVALIMANRANIRIDWRLATAIDLAGRDILDAVQTSVNPKVIDCPNPASGKVTIDAVAKDGIQVKAKARVTVRTNIDSLVGGATEETIIARVGEGIVTSIGSAETYKSVLENPDMISKKVLEKGLDAGTAFQILSIDIADVDVGENIGAKLQADQAEADKRRFQAEAEKRRAMALAREQEMLALVQENRAKVVLAEAEVPRAMAEAFRNGNLGIMDYYRMKNIQADTKMRDTIGGGETKSGPPSTPTK